GCGGCGTGGGATCGCGGGGGTGATTTTGCGAGCGAGGACGCGTGGAATAGCTATGTCGATACGCAGCGGCCCGATTTCCGGCCCTAGCCAGTTCTGCGGCGCAATGATAACGCAGCATCCATGGCGGTAACCAAGGCGGCGTCGCTGGCGGACGATCTGGTCCAGCGCTTCGAGGAACAGATCGAAACGGGCGAAATGCCCGTCGGATCGCGTTTCCCGACCGAAAAAGAAATCACAGAGACGTTCGGCGTCAGCCGCACCGTCGTGCGCGAAGCCTATTCACGCCTCGCGGCCCGCGGCCTGCTCGTGTCGCGGCGGGGGTCGGGCGCCTATGTTCCCGACGGTGCGCAATATCGCGCGTTTCAGGTCACCGCCGAGGAAATCGGCGAAATCGAAGATGTTTTGAAGCTGCTGGAAATGCGCATGGGGTTCGAGGCCGAAATGGCCGACCTTGCCGCGCGCCGCCGCACCGATGCCGACCTGGCTGCGCTGCGCCGTGCACTCGACGCGATGGAAGAAAGCAGCGATGTCGACGCCTCGGTCGCTGCCGATGCGGCGTTTCATGCGGCGATCGCGAGCGCTACCGGCAATTCCTATTTCCTGCGCTTCACCCAGTTTCTCGGCGTGCGCCTCGTTCCGTCGCGGCGGCTCTATCTGCAGGGCGATGATCCGGTTCAGCATCAACGCTATGCCCATACGATCAACCGGGACCATGAAGCGATCGTCGTCGCCATCGAGGCGGGCGACCCCGTCGCGGCACGTCGCGCAGCGCGCCGGCACATCGAAAAGTCGATCCTGCGTTATCGGACGCTCAAGGAAAGCCGTTAAGTTAACTCGCCTGTGGCTGGCCGAAACGCGCGACACCGGTGGCCGGGAATGAGGCAGGCAGGAAATTAGGCGGCTAGTGACCTTGATTTCGACTCGTGATGCTCTATTCCAACCCCGTGCAAGGCGACCCTGACAACTACATAAGCCTGCTGTCTGCCGCGCAGATCGAAACGTTGCGGCATGTTTACGAGCACAAAAATTCCAAGCAGATCGCCAGGCTGATGAACGTCTCGCCACACACCGTCGATGAGCGGGTGCGGCGGGTGTTAAAGAAACTTAATGTTTCCAACAGAATAGAGGCTGCGCGTATCCTGGCGGTTAACGGTGTCTTCGACCATGTTACCCCTTATCAGCCTTTGACATATCAATTGATCGACCTTGGCGACGTTTCTCCGTCCGACGATGCGGATCCGGGGCGCAGTTCGTTTCGGCGATTTTTCGATATAGGTTCGCCATTTCCTACCGCGTCCCAGCCGGCCAACCGGCACGGGTTGATGGAAAGGATTATCTGGCCGATTTTGATCGCATTTGCGACAATCCTGGCCTTCTCCGCCCTCTATTCGATCCTTGTCGGGCTCGGTCGTGTTCTGACTTGATGCTCGAACGAATGCTGCGGGGGGGAACCGGTAGCATTCTTTTTCAAGGAAAAAGAAGATGCTGAATCAACGAGTTTCTGCAGCGAAGAAGATCGCTTCCGACCTGCACCACGCCGAAGACGCTATCGACGAAGCGATGATCCGTATCGCCCAGCTTGCCGCGACGCTGCCCACGGCGCGCCGCGAAACCAACATGTCGGCGATCGTCGGGCAGGAAGCGATGGCAAAGGTCGCGCATGCACTGGCGGCCGCCGGTGAAGTCCGGCAGCTCTTGACCGACGCGCATCTGGCACTGACGGTGACCCAGAAGGAAGTCGGCCTGGGCACGCGCATGTTCGGTGCGGGCGTCAAGCCGGCTGCCAAGCTGGTCGATGAAGGCAGCAACGATCGCTCGGGCGACGGGGCCACTACGTTCGCGAAGGCCGGTTGATCCGCAAGAAAGGCTGACAGCCACAATGTGGTCCGTCGCGATCTATTATGCTGTTCTGCTCATTACGGTGGCCGTCGCGATCCAACGCGGCGGGCCGCTCGAACGCTGGGCAGCTTATACAGCGTTGATCGCCTCGGTTCTCACCAGTGCCGTGACGCCTTTCCCCACCTGGAACGATATTGAACTGAATATCTTCATCATAGACGTGCTGGTTCTGCTGAGCTTCTGGTTCATCGCCATGAGGACTCACAGTTTCTGGCCTTACTGGATCACCGGATGGCAGCTGATCGCCATCTTCGGTCACATCCAGAAATATATGTTCTCGGAGATATTGGCGCGACCCTATTCGCTCCTCTCGGTCTATATATCGTACCCGATCCTGTTGCTCATCATCTATGCATCGGGATCTCACGGTCGGCGGAACGACGTCACGGTCTGATGTGGCTGCCCAAAGGGCATCTTCACATGCAGCAATTTTCGAACCAAGAAATTGCCGAACTGAAATCACGGGTCGACCAGATCCATCAGCTGCTTGCAGGTCGCGGCGAGGAATCGCCGGCGGCCATGCGCGTCGTCGACGCTGCCGGAACGCCGCTCAAGGCGGGCCTGCTCGACCAGTTGTCGTTCAGTATCCAGATTCGGCGCATCCGCCGTAGCCATTTCGGCACCACCGAAATGTCCGGTCCCGTCTGGGACATGATGCTCGACCTGATGCTGGCGGGCGCACACGGCCGCGTGCTCAGCGCCAGCGACCTTGCAACCGGTGCGGGCGTTCCGTTGTCGTCGGGCTTGCGCATGATCAGCGCGCTCGATCGGCTGGGGCTCGTACATCGCTCGATCGACGAGCGCGATCGGCGGCGTACCATCGTTCGGCTGACTGACATTGGGACCGAGCGGATGGCGAGCTATTTCGAGAAAATCGGCGCCGCCTGGCAGGATGGGCAGACGCTGGCGGCTTGATCCCCCCTTGATCGGGTGCGGGGCCGACTGGTCGCGCGCACCGCACCCGGTCGCCCTTATTCGGTCATTTCCTTTATCATGCGGTCGACTTTGATCATCGCCTCGCGCTTGATCTGGCAGATCCGCGCGGCGCTGACGTCGAGCGTCAGTCCGATCTCATGCAGGTTGAGTTCTTCGAAGAAATAGAGCTGGAGCACCATTTGCTCACGTTCGGAGAGTCGGCCGACACATTGGCGCAGCGCGCCCATCAGATCCTCCTGCTCGCACCGCTCGTCCGCGCTGTCATCCTCGTCGGCCGCCAGGAAGGCGCCGATGTCCGTGAGTTCGTCGAGCGAGGTCGAGCGGCCGTGCGTCGCATTGCGTTCGAGCGCAAAATAATCTTCCGCCGACATGTCGAACGCGACCGCCATTTCGGCAGGGGTCGGCGTCCGCATCAACTGCTGTTCGAGCGTGGCGCGCATTGCGTGGATGCGCTTTGCCGCGACCATCGCCGAACGGCCAACATCGGCCTCCCGGCGCAGTTGGTCGATCATCGCGCCGCGTATGCGGGTCGTTGCATAGGTAGCAAAGGCGAAACCGCGTTCCTCATAGTTGCGGCTGGCCTCGATCAGCGCGATCAGACCTGTCTGGATCAGGTCGTCGAGCTCGCTCGTCCGCGATACGCGCGAAAACACCTGCCAGGCGATCTTGCGGACCAGCGGCGAATATTCCTCGACCAGTGCCTCGACGCTTTCGCCATAGCCGCGCGCACGCGACGTCCGGCCGGTGGCCCCGGCAAACTGCTCGGCGGGCTCAATTCTCATGCGGTTGGTCCTCCATGTGGGCGTCGGGCCCGGACGCGAGGCGGGGCACTTCGGCGCCGATCGTCGCGACGATTTCGGTCTGCTTGGTCGCTGGAATCTCGAGGTAGGAGATGACGGCGACGTCGGGGAAAGTGGCGCGCACAAGGCGCGAAAGGGCGGAGCGGCAAATCGGCGAGGCGACGAGCGCGAAGCTGCGCGTCTGGAGCAGAAGCGGTTCGACCGCTTGTCCGACCTGTTCGATGATCGTCATCGCCATGCCATGTTCGAAGGGCCATTCGGCCGCGGGGTTGGCGCGCACCGCCTGGTTCAGCAGCACCTCCACCTCGGGGCTGAAGGTGACCACGGGAAGCGGCATCCGGCTCGGCACGATCGTCTGCACGATCAGCGCGCCGATGCGTTGGCGCACCGCTTCGATGAGGTCGATCTCGCTCAGTTGCTGGGGCGACAGCGCCACCATCGCCTCGGCGATCTTGCGGAAATCGCGCAGTGGCACCCGCTCGACGAGCAGCGATTTGCAGAGGCTCGCGACGCGCGGCAGCGAATAGCCTTGTGGGCTGAGATTCTGTGCGAGCTGCGGATAATGTGTCTTCAGATTTTCGATCAGCGCCTGCGCGTCGTCGATGCCGAACAGTTCGGCGGCCGAACCGACGATGCTGTTGTTGAGGTGCGTAGCGACGACGGTCGCCGGATCGACAACGGTATAGCCCGCCGCGATCGCGTCATTCTGCATCGCTTTCGGAATCCACAGCGCGTCGAGGCCGAAGGTCGGATCCTTGCACGGACGCCCTGCAACCTTGGTGACAAGATCGCCTGAATCGAGCGCGAGCATTTCGTTCGGGAAGACCTCGTCCTCGCCCACGATCACACCAGCTACCGAGATGCGATAGACGTTGCCGGGCAGCGACAGGTCATCGGTGACCTTCACCGGCGGCACGACAAAGCCGAGTTCCTTCGACAACTGGCGGCGGATGCCAGTGATACGCGTCATCAGCGGCGAACCCTTGCGTTCGTCGACGAGGGTAACGAGCGCATAGCCGATCTCGAGCTGGCACGCGCTCGCGTCGCTGACGTCGGCCCATTCGATATGCGACGGATCGGGTGCCGGGGCGACGGGTTCGGGCAGGTCGGCGACCGCTGCGGCGCTGCGGCGCAACTGCCAGCCGATGCCAAAGGAGAGCGCCGCGGCGGG
This sequence is a window from Sphingopyxis sp. USTB-05. Protein-coding genes within it:
- a CDS encoding FadR/GntR family transcriptional regulator, translating into MAVTKAASLADDLVQRFEEQIETGEMPVGSRFPTEKEITETFGVSRTVVREAYSRLAARGLLVSRRGSGAYVPDGAQYRAFQVTAEEIGEIEDVLKLLEMRMGFEAEMADLAARRRTDADLAALRRALDAMEESSDVDASVAADAAFHAAIASATGNSYFLRFTQFLGVRLVPSRRLYLQGDDPVQHQRYAHTINRDHEAIVVAIEAGDPVAARRAARRHIEKSILRYRTLKESR
- a CDS encoding response regulator transcription factor, yielding MLYSNPVQGDPDNYISLLSAAQIETLRHVYEHKNSKQIARLMNVSPHTVDERVRRVLKKLNVSNRIEAARILAVNGVFDHVTPYQPLTYQLIDLGDVSPSDDADPGRSSFRRFFDIGSPFPTASQPANRHGLMERIIWPILIAFATILAFSALYSILVGLGRVLT
- a CDS encoding MarR family winged helix-turn-helix transcriptional regulator encodes the protein MQQFSNQEIAELKSRVDQIHQLLAGRGEESPAAMRVVDAAGTPLKAGLLDQLSFSIQIRRIRRSHFGTTEMSGPVWDMMLDLMLAGAHGRVLSASDLATGAGVPLSSGLRMISALDRLGLVHRSIDERDRRRTIVRLTDIGTERMASYFEKIGAAWQDGQTLAA
- a CDS encoding sigma-70 family RNA polymerase sigma factor, producing MRIEPAEQFAGATGRTSRARGYGESVEALVEEYSPLVRKIAWQVFSRVSRTSELDDLIQTGLIALIEASRNYEERGFAFATYATTRIRGAMIDQLRREADVGRSAMVAAKRIHAMRATLEQQLMRTPTPAEMAVAFDMSAEDYFALERNATHGRSTSLDELTDIGAFLAADEDDSADERCEQEDLMGALRQCVGRLSEREQMVLQLYFFEELNLHEIGLTLDVSAARICQIKREAMIKVDRMIKEMTE
- the flhA gene encoding flagellar biosynthesis protein FlhA — encoded protein: MTDNFSLGNMGRMAGAAALPVGMLILVGLMVIPVSPLILDISFVANIMISLAILMVALSAAKPLDFSSFPTVLLLATLFRLALNVASTRVVLVHGHEGTAAAGHVIEAFGQVLIGGDYVVGLFVFFVLMIINMVVITKGAGRVSEVSARFTLDALPGKQMAIDADLNAGLLSPEEAKARRVEVATEADFYGSMDGASKFVKGDAIAGLLILFVNIVGGLILGIFSHGLSFSDAGSNYVTLAIGDALVAQIPALLLSIAAAAIVTRVASPFDLSGQISSQFASPTVWMAVGGILFILGLVPSMPQMLILPAAALSFGIGWQLRRSAAAVADLPEPVAPAPDPSHIEWADVSDASACQLEIGYALVTLVDERKGSPLMTRITGIRRQLSKELGFVVPPVKVTDDLSLPGNVYRISVAGVIVGEDEVFPNEMLALDSGDLVTKVAGRPCKDPTFGLDALWIPKAMQNDAIAAGYTVVDPATVVATHLNNSIVGSAAELFGIDDAQALIENLKTHYPQLAQNLSPQGYSLPRVASLCKSLLVERVPLRDFRKIAEAMVALSPQQLSEIDLIEAVRQRIGALIVQTIVPSRMPLPVVTFSPEVEVLLNQAVRANPAAEWPFEHGMAMTIIEQVGQAVEPLLLQTRSFALVASPICRSALSRLVRATFPDVAVISYLEIPATKQTEIVATIGAEVPRLASGPDAHMEDQPHEN